The region CCAATAAATTTGGGCTTTCCGAGCAGAGTTTATTCAATGAGCTGGATGTTCAGCGCCAGGTGACTCAAAATCAGAATCAGCACGTTCAGCAGCAGAAGGAAAATGCAGCTCCTGTGAAAATGGAGATTGTGCCTTTGGATGAAGAAAAGGGAGATCCGTTTTTGTATGATGTTTTATTCATGGAAAATAAACTGGTAGATCATATGCTGATGTTTGGAGATGTGGTTCTGAAAAGGAAAGATGATCATAATGAAGAATATCAGATTACCGTTATAGAAGAAATTCTGCAGCATTTTGAAGAAGAGCATTATGAATTTTTAGTAAAAGGAAATGAAATGATCATTGGTCAGGTAAAAGAAGGCATTCAAAATGATGAACTGAGAAGCGGAAACTTTTTTGTATCTTTTATGGATGAAGAGATTACCTCAAAAGTTGTGGATGCATTAATCCCGTTGGATGATCTTGAAAACTGGGCATCCAGAAATATTTATCCGCCCAATTATGGTGATAAAATTGCTGAGCAGGTGAAAGGCGATGTACTGCTTCATAAATACAGATACATCGATTATTTAATAAAACAGACCGCTGTTGAGCTTGATGAACACAGGGATTCTGATCCTGTAAAGTATTTTGAGCTTATTCAGAAAATAACGTTGCTGAAACAGGCTTCCATACGTTTGAGTGATATTATTGAATATTCTCCGATTAAAGGAATCTATGGAGACAGAAAAAGATAATAAGACAAACTGCTTCATAATAGTTTCTCTTCTGTGACAAAAAGTCTTATATAATTTTAGGAATAAAAGTTGTAATTTAAACTTTGAAAAAATTTAAAATAATACCAATAGAAATATGGACATTAAAAAAGAATTCAGAGATTTCTCTGTAAAGCATTTAGGAAACAACGGTTTGGTAACCGATCAGTATATGGGAATGTATGGACCGACAAATCTGACGCCATACATTATGGAAGAAAGAAGATTAAATGTTGCCCAGATGGACGTTTTTTCACGCCTGATGATGGACAGAATTATCTTTTTGGGAACAGGTATCGATGATCAGGTTGCTAATATTGTAACAGCTCAGCTTCTATTCTTAGAAAGTGCAGATCCTTCCAAAGATATCCAGATTTATATCAATTCTCCTGGTGGAAGTGTATATGCGGGATTAGGAATTTATGACACCATGCAAATCATTAAGCCTGATGTAGCTACGATCTGTACAGGAATTGCAGCTTCAATGGGAGCTGTATTATTGGTTGCAGGTGAAAACGGTAAACGTTCTGCTCTTAAACATTCAAGAGTGATGATTCACCAACCTTCAGGAGGAGCTCAAGGGGTGGCTTCTGATATGGAGATCAATTTGAGAGAGATGTTGAAGCTGAAAAAAGAATTATACGACATTATTGCTGAACATTCAGGACAAACTTACGACTGGGTAGAAAAAGCATCTGACAGAGATTACTGGATGACTTCTGAAGAAGCAAAAGGTTACGGAATGGTAGATGAAGTACTACAGAGATCTAAAGAGAAAAAATAATTTTCTTTAAAGAAATAATAAAAAACACATCAAATATATTTGATGTGTTTTTTTGTCTAATTGTATGTAGAGCTAAATTTAAAATACAATTATTATTGAATTCAAGATAAGTTTATACTCATTATCTACTTTCGCATGCAATAAAAGTAAATAATGAAAAAATTCTTATTGCCTGTTTTTGCTTGTGTGGCTTTGGCTGCCTGTAGCAATGACGAAAATATGATCAATCAGGATATTGATTATTCTAAACTTCCGCAGGAGTTTCCTTTTTCAACATTAAAAACTTTGAATGGAGTAAATATCATTAATGGTGGTTTTGGTTCTGGAGCAACGGCACATCCGACTCAAAAAGGAGAATTCTATGTGATTACCGACCGTGGTCCGAACGTAGCCTACTCGAATGGAATTAAAATTCTGGTTCCGGATTTTACTCCTACTATTATGCATTTTAAAATCAATGCAGAAGGAAAGATTGAAGTGATTAAATATATCAAACTTAAAAATCCTTCAGGACAGCCGATTACGGGACTTCCAAATCCTGTAGGAATGGGAAGTACGGGAGAAATTGCTTATGCTGCAGACGGAAGTGTTTTAGGAACAGATAATTATGGATTGGACAGTGAAAGTATTGTTGCCGCAAAAGACGGAACATTCTGGGTTTCTGACGAATACGGACCTCATATTGTTCATTATAGCGCAGATGGAGTAGAGCTGGAAAGAATCAGTCCGATTGGTTTAAATACAGGAACTAGAAAACTGCCTGCTGTTTTTGCCAAAAGAAGACCTAACCGCGGAATGGAAGGAATGTGTATGACACCGGATGGAAAAATGCTGGTAGGAACAATGCAATCTACCATGTACGTGCCGACAAAAGCTTTGGCAACGAACACTACTTTAACAAGAATCGTGACTTTTGATCTGGTGACAGG is a window of Candidatus Chryseobacterium colombiense DNA encoding:
- the clpP gene encoding ATP-dependent Clp endopeptidase proteolytic subunit ClpP, which translates into the protein MDIKKEFRDFSVKHLGNNGLVTDQYMGMYGPTNLTPYIMEERRLNVAQMDVFSRLMMDRIIFLGTGIDDQVANIVTAQLLFLESADPSKDIQIYINSPGGSVYAGLGIYDTMQIIKPDVATICTGIAASMGAVLLVAGENGKRSALKHSRVMIHQPSGGAQGVASDMEINLREMLKLKKELYDIIAEHSGQTYDWVEKASDRDYWMTSEEAKGYGMVDEVLQRSKEKK
- a CDS encoding esterase-like activity of phytase family protein, with protein sequence MKKFLLPVFACVALAACSNDENMINQDIDYSKLPQEFPFSTLKTLNGVNIINGGFGSGATAHPTQKGEFYVITDRGPNVAYSNGIKILVPDFTPTIMHFKINAEGKIEVIKYIKLKNPSGQPITGLPNPVGMGSTGEIAYAADGSVLGTDNYGLDSESIVAAKDGTFWVSDEYGPHIVHYSADGVELERISPIGLNTGTRKLPAVFAKRRPNRGMEGMCMTPDGKMLVGTMQSTMYVPTKALATNTTLTRIVTFDLVTGQTKQYLYRQDGGASDSVCEITPVTNTEFLVIERDGNFGSAGGLKKVYRINLANASDVSGTDLTAVDGMKINGKTLEQSTWDEISAAGLKPVTKTLAVDLVAKIGYEHDKFEGIVYLGNNKLAVFNDDDFGVADDGNGNPKTKTLPKTGKQDKGEMYIVDIQ